Genomic DNA from Cucumis melo cultivar AY chromosome 10, USDA_Cmelo_AY_1.0, whole genome shotgun sequence:
AGGAATCAAAACTCTAGGCCTTTTAGCACCAGCAGAAGAAGAACCGGAAGACCCTCCGTCGCCACTAGCAGTGGCAACGCCGTCCATAACCACCAACATCTGCCGCTCACGGCGGCGAGCCGCGGGCACCCACGTGCTCTTCACGTGCGTAGAGCAATGATTCCCACGTCCCTTGCAACAAGTCCTGCACCTCCGATACTCGCACTCCTTTTTTGCTCTGTTTCCACAGTCCCTACATACAGCCATAGAACCATCCCCAGCGTCGCCTTTCACATGTTCGTCGGAGCCATTATTTCCGGGACCGCCGATCAAGGATTCTCCTTTTCCAAAGCCAAAATCTTGGGTTCTCTTAAGATTGTCGAAAGTGCGAGTACGATCGGTGACATCGTCAGGTGTGTGATTATTTGGCGGGGGCTGGGAGGGAGGGAGACATGGGGTTGCAGCGAGAAGGGGGAAAATGCCGACGCTAACGCCGAGAGCGGTGGAGGAGGGGAGAGGAAGAGATGGATGATGATCAGAAGAAATGATTTGGGTCTGTTGGTGAAGAGAAGAGGGTGTGGGAGCTATAAACAGAACATCTCGAAGACCCAACATTTTGTTGATTGGAAAAAGCtcaataagaaagaaaaaaaaagaagaaaaaaaaaaggtgataAGAGGAAATTAGAAGAAGAGAGGTTGAGATAGAAAGAGCCAAGAGGGTGTGTTTATGATgaaattgagagagagagagagagatagttGTTATGGGATGTGGGGATTATGCAGTGttgggaaaaagaagaaaattttattaGAGCAAAAGCAATTGTGTGCAATGAAGTGGAATTCTGTCTCATTTCACAGTAACAGATGACTGATGAGATGAgatcaagaaagaagaagaagaagaagaagaagatgatgatgatgatgatgatgaagatgagtggaatggaaatggaaattggaaaatggaaattGGAAAGAATGATTCTTGAAACTGTGGCAGTGACAAAGTTTAATTTAGGTTTGTGAGGAAGAAAGGGAATaactataaataataaatataataaa
This window encodes:
- the LOC103489517 gene encoding protein LATERAL ROOT PRIMORDIUM 1 isoform X1: MLGLRDVLFIAPTPSSLHQQTQIISSDHHPSLPLPSSTALGVSVGIFPLLAATPCLPPSQPPPNNHTPDDVTDRTRTFDNLKRTQDFGFGKGESLIGGPGNNGSDEHVKGDAGDGSMAVCRDCGNRAKKECEYRRCRTCCKGRGNHCSTHVKSTWVPAARRRERQMLVVMDGVATASGDGGSSGSSSAGAKRPRVLIPSQSAAAAAAASTSNATTPRSFETTSSHQDASFKKSLPGHVRAPAVFRCHRVTAISSGEGELAYQATVNIGGHVFKGFLYDQGADDKNAFPSISHLHLDSGNHHRE
- the LOC103489517 gene encoding protein LATERAL ROOT PRIMORDIUM 1 isoform X2; protein product: MLGLRDVLFIAPTPSSLHQQTQIISSDHHPSLPLPSSTALGVSVGIFPLLAATPCLPPSQPPPNNHTPDDVTDRTRTFDNLKRTQDFGFGKGESLIGGPGNNGSDEHVKGDAGDGSMAVCRDCGNRAKKECEYRRCRTCCKGRGNHCSTHVKSTWVPAARRRERQMLVVMDGVATASGDGGSSGSSSAGAKRPRVLIPSQSAAAAAAASTSNATTPRSFETTSSHQVSKPTSWNSHDFETRCKLQEVITGACSSSSRVQVP